One Agrobacterium vaccinii DNA window includes the following coding sequences:
- a CDS encoding PAS domain-containing hybrid sensor histidine kinase/response regulator encodes MSELAKLKDQLSEAFGPTKADAVLPVVSKTTSPPEAGALAFYNKILRRVTLFTAGCGFAFASAVYLGGDAALYMAAISVAICVSCAFYMMVRSSMLRQASMRDATVIEARQRQNAALMAEIHEAMGDIVVTRDLERRILHTNTAFCEMTGCASPQGKTCEEIGIAFRPGGKAHCYDVEIATPYGQRIFTWHDVVANDATSSRLVINSIARDVTDERAAIVSREDARVRAENANAAKGRLLATVSHEIRLPLSGILGMNHLLAQTQLNHEQRNYLNGMRESGQALVQLVEDLLDFSTMEAGRFRLNPRAENLRQLIESVVEMLAHRAHEKGIEIASIVTPDVPDYLDFDPARLRQVLFNLIGNAVKFTSKGGVLVQAQMADGELSIAVEDTGPGMSGAEQARIFGEFEQAGPTSQRSAGTGLGLAISARIIREFGGALKVASQRGRGSVFTLTFKPAPLAQTLPSHRAEALRKANVLLLSPSGTVAKATVTSVEALGGSCLHASTRRELEALLSRSPDAFQRLTDIIIDHRVAPLFQETLETWPKEPDRPVRRILLVNPEERAAQKQDAFDAWLIRPLREKSLTDVLSGRFSGVEGRDAINDNHHPGFGFANVLDDTAYELDVLVAEDDPVNLRILRAVLEKSGCKVRSVADFTGLTQSLASGPDNLPDLIISDLNMPGGDGIDILPGLCASLSGHNIPIIVLSADTTPGMQSILLAGGVDIVLAKPVEPKRLIEEVLRLFPQKGTGRF; translated from the coding sequence ATGAGCGAACTGGCGAAACTGAAAGATCAGCTTTCCGAAGCCTTCGGCCCGACTAAGGCGGATGCGGTTTTGCCCGTCGTTTCGAAAACGACGAGTCCGCCAGAAGCGGGCGCACTTGCCTTTTACAACAAAATCCTGCGCCGGGTGACGCTGTTTACCGCAGGCTGCGGCTTTGCGTTTGCAAGCGCTGTCTATCTCGGTGGAGATGCGGCGCTCTATATGGCGGCGATCTCCGTTGCTATCTGCGTGTCCTGCGCCTTTTACATGATGGTCCGGTCCTCCATGCTGCGTCAGGCCTCCATGCGCGATGCGACGGTGATCGAGGCGCGACAGAGGCAGAACGCGGCACTGATGGCTGAAATCCATGAGGCCATGGGCGACATCGTGGTCACTCGCGATCTGGAGCGGCGTATCCTGCACACCAATACGGCCTTTTGTGAAATGACCGGCTGCGCCTCACCGCAGGGCAAAACATGCGAGGAAATCGGCATCGCCTTTCGCCCCGGCGGCAAGGCGCATTGTTACGACGTGGAAATCGCCACGCCCTACGGCCAGCGCATTTTCACTTGGCACGACGTCGTTGCCAATGATGCAACGAGCAGCCGTCTTGTCATCAACAGCATCGCGCGTGATGTTACCGATGAAAGAGCCGCCATCGTCAGCCGTGAAGATGCGAGGGTCCGGGCTGAGAATGCCAATGCTGCCAAGGGCAGGCTGCTGGCAACGGTCAGTCACGAAATCCGCCTGCCACTATCGGGCATCCTCGGCATGAACCATCTGCTCGCACAAACGCAGTTGAACCACGAGCAGCGAAACTATTTGAATGGTATGCGTGAATCTGGGCAAGCACTGGTGCAGCTCGTCGAGGACCTCTTAGATTTTTCGACCATGGAGGCCGGTCGTTTCAGGCTGAATCCGCGCGCCGAAAACCTTCGTCAATTGATCGAAAGCGTGGTGGAGATGCTGGCCCACCGCGCCCATGAGAAAGGCATCGAGATTGCCTCCATCGTGACGCCTGATGTTCCCGATTACCTGGATTTCGACCCGGCACGGCTTCGCCAGGTGCTGTTCAACCTCATTGGCAACGCGGTGAAGTTCACCAGCAAGGGCGGCGTGCTTGTTCAGGCCCAGATGGCGGATGGCGAACTTTCAATCGCTGTCGAGGATACCGGGCCGGGCATGAGCGGCGCGGAGCAGGCGCGGATTTTCGGTGAATTCGAACAGGCCGGGCCAACCTCCCAGCGCAGCGCTGGCACCGGGCTTGGCCTCGCCATATCGGCCCGGATCATCCGTGAGTTTGGAGGCGCACTCAAAGTCGCCAGCCAACGGGGCAGGGGAAGCGTGTTCACGCTCACATTCAAGCCTGCCCCGTTGGCGCAGACCCTGCCGTCACATCGCGCGGAGGCTCTGAGAAAGGCAAACGTTCTGCTGCTTTCTCCGTCAGGCACGGTCGCAAAGGCAACGGTGACCTCTGTCGAAGCGCTAGGTGGATCGTGCCTGCACGCTTCGACGCGGCGCGAACTGGAAGCATTGCTTAGCCGATCGCCTGACGCATTCCAGCGATTGACGGATATCATCATAGACCACCGTGTGGCCCCACTGTTTCAAGAGACTTTGGAAACTTGGCCGAAAGAGCCGGACCGCCCTGTGAGACGCATTCTGTTGGTCAACCCGGAAGAGCGCGCTGCGCAAAAACAGGATGCCTTCGACGCCTGGCTGATCCGGCCTCTGCGCGAAAAGTCGCTGACAGATGTCTTGTCGGGACGCTTCAGCGGCGTTGAGGGTCGCGATGCAATCAACGACAATCACCATCCTGGCTTCGGTTTTGCCAACGTCCTCGATGACACGGCGTATGAGCTCGATGTGCTGGTGGCGGAGGACGACCCCGTCAACCTGCGCATTCTACGCGCTGTTCTGGAAAAATCCGGCTGCAAGGTGCGTTCGGTTGCTGATTTTACAGGCCTTACTCAGAGCCTCGCCAGTGGACCGGATAATCTGCCGGACCTCATCATCTCCGACCTCAATATGCCGGGTGGCGATGGCATCGATATCCTTCCCGGCCTGTGCGCGTCGCTGAGCGGTCATAACATTCCGATCATCGTGCTCAGTGCAGATACGACGCCGGGTATGCAATCGATTTTATTGGCTGGGGGCGTCGATATCGTGCTCGCAAAACCCGTCGAACCAAAGCGCCTGATCGAGGAAGTGCTTCGATTGTTTCCTCAAAAAGGGACTGGCAGATTTTAG
- a CDS encoding GNAT family N-acetyltransferase: MVTEILEHDIRERNVIAGVRPASQTRNDDVFGRIGSLETRLARNEREVDAAQHVRYRVFVEEMGARLPADAMRRSRDIDAFDAVCDHLLVLDNAIEGDSEDQIVGTYRLLRQETAFAHNGFYSASEFDIEGLIARHPGKRFMELGRSCVLPEYRTKRTVELLWQGNWAYAVRHRMDAMIGCASFPGVQPEAHALPLSFLHHNCGAKGEWSASALPELYREMDMMPTEAINPRRALSAMPPLIKAYMRIGATFGSGAVVDHAFNTTDVLVILPVSSIAGRYINYYGGEGYRFNG; the protein is encoded by the coding sequence ATGGTCACGGAAATTCTCGAACACGACATTCGCGAGCGCAATGTCATTGCTGGCGTCAGACCTGCGTCGCAGACGCGGAATGATGATGTCTTCGGGCGTATCGGCTCGCTGGAAACGCGGCTTGCCAGAAACGAGCGCGAAGTCGACGCTGCCCAGCATGTTCGCTACCGCGTCTTCGTCGAGGAAATGGGTGCGCGTCTTCCAGCAGACGCCATGCGCCGTAGCCGCGACATCGATGCTTTCGATGCGGTGTGCGACCATCTCCTGGTTCTCGACAACGCCATCGAAGGCGACTCGGAAGATCAGATCGTCGGCACCTACCGTCTGTTGCGGCAGGAAACCGCCTTTGCCCATAACGGCTTCTACTCCGCAAGCGAGTTCGATATCGAGGGTTTGATCGCCCGCCATCCCGGCAAGCGATTCATGGAATTGGGTCGCTCCTGCGTCCTGCCGGAATATCGCACCAAGCGAACCGTGGAGTTGCTTTGGCAGGGAAATTGGGCCTACGCCGTCAGGCACCGCATGGACGCCATGATCGGTTGCGCCTCCTTTCCCGGTGTTCAGCCGGAAGCCCACGCTTTGCCTCTGTCTTTCCTGCATCACAATTGCGGTGCCAAGGGCGAATGGTCGGCATCTGCCTTGCCTGAGCTTTACCGTGAAATGGACATGATGCCCACGGAAGCCATCAATCCGCGCCGTGCGCTTTCGGCCATGCCCCCCTTGATCAAGGCCTATATGCGCATCGGCGCCACATTCGGCTCCGGTGCCGTGGTCGATCACGCTTTCAACACCACCGATGTGCTGGTCATCTTGCCGGTCTCATCCATTGCTGGGCGGTACATCAATTATTACGGCGGCGAGGGCTATCGTTTTAACGGATAG
- the mutS gene encoding DNA mismatch repair protein MutS, translating into MMEQYIEIKANNPGSLLFYRMGDFYELFFDDAAEASRALGITLTKRGQHLGQDIPMCGVPVHAADDYLQKLILRGYRVAVCEQTEDPAEAKKRGSKSVVRRDVVRLVTPGTLTEDKLLSPTESNYLMALARIKGSSEAQFALAWIDISTGVFRLAETTLTRLLADIWRIDPRELIVADSLFHDEELRPVFDVLGRVAVPQPSILFDSATAEGRIARYFGVATLDGFGSFSRIEMAAAAAAVAYVEKTQIAERPPLGAPERESAASTLFIDPATRANLELTKTLSGERDGSLLHAINRTVTGGGARLLAERLMSPLTDPEQINTRLDAVAYLLDDVPLCDELREALKHVADMPRALSRLALDRGGPRDLGAIKVGLSAAADVATLLDHGLLPDELADALANLKALPTTLEQTLNATLSDELPLLKRDGGFVRDGWSNELDEVRALRDQSRRVIAGLQLQYSEETGIKSLKIKHNNVLGYFIEVSAGHADVMMVGDEAKARFIHRQTMAGAMRFTTTELADLESRIANAAAQALTMELQAFDQMVRAVVSHSEVIKAGALALAVIDVATSLACLAAEQAYCRPVIDGSMMFDIKGGRHPVVEQALRRQSSGPFIANNCDLSSVGGHRNGAIWLLTGPNMGGKSTFLRQNALIAILGQIGSFVPAESAHIGIVDRLFSRVGASDDLARGRSTFMVEMVETAAILNQATDCSLVILDEIGRGTATFDGLSIAWAAVEHLHEVNRCRGLFATHFHELTVLSEKLGRLSNATMKVREWEGDVIFLHEVGPGAADRSYGIQVARLAGLPASVVERAKDVLTKLEDADRKNPASQLIDDLPLFQMAVRREDSRSAGKSKVDEALKALNPDEMTPREALDALYALKKQLGNA; encoded by the coding sequence ATGATGGAGCAATATATCGAGATCAAGGCGAACAACCCCGGTTCGCTTCTGTTCTATCGCATGGGCGATTTTTACGAGCTTTTCTTCGATGATGCGGCGGAGGCGTCGCGGGCACTGGGCATTACACTGACGAAACGCGGGCAGCATCTGGGGCAGGATATTCCCATGTGCGGTGTTCCCGTCCATGCCGCTGACGACTATCTGCAAAAGCTCATTCTGCGCGGCTATCGCGTTGCCGTTTGCGAGCAGACCGAAGATCCTGCTGAAGCCAAGAAGCGTGGCTCGAAATCCGTTGTTCGTCGTGATGTCGTCCGGCTGGTCACACCCGGCACGCTGACGGAAGACAAGCTGCTCTCGCCGACGGAATCCAATTATCTGATGGCGCTGGCCCGTATCAAGGGAAGTTCCGAAGCGCAGTTCGCACTTGCCTGGATCGACATCTCCACGGGTGTTTTCCGCTTGGCAGAAACGACGCTGACGCGGCTTCTGGCCGATATATGGCGCATCGATCCGCGCGAATTGATCGTTGCCGACAGCCTGTTTCATGATGAGGAACTGAGGCCGGTTTTCGATGTGCTGGGTCGTGTCGCCGTGCCGCAGCCCTCCATTCTGTTCGACAGTGCAACGGCCGAAGGACGCATTGCGCGCTATTTCGGTGTCGCCACGCTGGATGGCTTCGGAAGTTTTTCCCGCATCGAAATGGCTGCCGCAGCCGCAGCCGTTGCCTATGTCGAAAAAACGCAGATCGCAGAACGCCCGCCCCTGGGCGCACCGGAGCGCGAAAGTGCGGCCTCGACCCTGTTCATAGATCCGGCCACCCGCGCCAATCTGGAGCTGACGAAAACCCTTTCGGGTGAGCGCGATGGATCGCTGCTGCACGCCATCAACCGCACCGTGACAGGTGGGGGCGCGCGGCTCTTGGCCGAGCGGCTGATGTCGCCTTTGACGGACCCGGAGCAGATCAATACCCGTCTCGACGCCGTTGCCTATCTGCTTGATGATGTTCCCCTGTGTGACGAGTTGCGGGAGGCGTTGAAGCATGTGGCAGATATGCCGCGCGCGCTTTCGCGTCTTGCACTTGACCGTGGCGGGCCGCGTGATCTGGGTGCGATCAAGGTGGGGCTTTCTGCCGCTGCCGACGTCGCGACATTGCTGGATCACGGCTTGCTGCCGGATGAGTTGGCCGATGCGCTTGCAAATTTGAAGGCGCTTCCGACGACGCTTGAGCAGACGTTGAATGCGACGTTGTCGGATGAATTGCCGCTCTTAAAGCGCGATGGCGGTTTCGTGCGCGATGGTTGGAGCAACGAGCTGGACGAAGTCCGCGCACTACGCGACCAGTCCCGTCGGGTCATCGCTGGCTTGCAACTGCAATATTCCGAAGAGACTGGTATCAAGTCGCTGAAGATCAAGCACAACAATGTGCTGGGTTACTTCATCGAGGTCAGCGCCGGACATGCCGATGTCATGATGGTGGGTGATGAGGCGAAGGCCCGCTTCATCCACCGCCAGACGATGGCTGGCGCCATGCGCTTTACCACGACTGAGCTTGCCGATCTGGAAAGCCGCATTGCTAATGCCGCAGCGCAGGCCCTGACCATGGAATTGCAGGCCTTCGACCAGATGGTGCGCGCCGTCGTATCGCATTCAGAGGTCATCAAGGCTGGTGCTCTGGCGCTTGCGGTGATCGATGTTGCAACAAGCCTTGCCTGTCTGGCGGCAGAGCAGGCCTATTGCCGACCGGTCATCGATGGCTCCATGATGTTTGATATCAAGGGCGGACGCCACCCGGTGGTGGAGCAGGCGCTTCGCCGCCAATCGAGCGGGCCGTTCATCGCCAATAACTGCGATCTGTCATCGGTGGGCGGTCATCGCAACGGCGCCATCTGGCTGCTGACAGGCCCGAACATGGGCGGTAAATCGACATTCCTGCGCCAGAATGCGCTGATTGCCATTCTCGGCCAGATCGGCTCCTTCGTGCCGGCAGAGTCTGCCCATATCGGCATCGTCGACCGCCTGTTTTCCCGTGTCGGCGCATCGGATGATCTGGCGCGCGGTCGCTCGACCTTCATGGTGGAGATGGTTGAAACGGCGGCTATCCTTAATCAGGCCACGGATTGTTCGCTTGTCATTCTGGATGAGATTGGACGCGGCACGGCAACCTTTGACGGGCTCTCTATCGCCTGGGCCGCGGTGGAGCATCTCCATGAGGTCAACAGGTGCCGTGGCCTCTTCGCCACTCATTTCCATGAGTTGACGGTGCTGTCGGAAAAGCTGGGGCGTCTCTCCAACGCAACCATGAAGGTGCGGGAATGGGAAGGCGACGTTATCTTTCTGCACGAGGTCGGGCCCGGTGCTGCCGACCGTTCCTACGGTATTCAAGTCGCGCGGCTGGCGGGCCTGCCGGCGTCTGTAGTCGAGCGTGCCAAGGACGTTCTGACCAAGCTGGAGGATGCTGACCGCAAGAATCCGGCAAGCCAGTTGATTGACGATCTGCCACTGTTTCAGATGGCGGTGCGGCGCGAGGACAGCCGCTCGGCTGGCAAATCGAAAGTCGATGAAGCGCTCAAGGCTTTGAACCCGGATGAAATGACGCCGCGGGAGGCGCTCGATGCGCTTTATGCCCTCAAGAAACAACTTGGCAACGCTTGA
- a CDS encoding [protein-PII] uridylyltransferase produces MAIKDLDFTAILDVAALKHECDAIFQGEGKRVSDVRADLLPIFKRASGQGRDKARELLNTEGGGIDCARRISWLQDRLIEVLYDLACQHVYPADAPQVAITAVGGYGRGTLAPGSDIDLLFLLPPKHTADMNKAIEFILYILWDVGFKVGHATRTVDECIRLSKADMTIRTAILEMRAICGKQTLADELERRFETEVVTNSGPEFIAAKLAERDQRHRKAGDTRYLVEPNVKEGKGGLRDLHTLFWIAKYYYHVRDTAELVKLGVLSKRELKLFEKADDFLWTVRCQMHFITGKAEERLSFDIQREIAGSLNYQPRPGLSAVERFMKHYFLVAKDVGDLTRILCAALEDKQAKDVPGLSGVFSRFAHRLRKIPGSDEFVEDRGRIALANADVFRRDPVSLIRLFHVADINNLELHPDALRVVTRSLALINHELRDNEEANRLFLAILTSRRDPALTLRRMNEAGVLGKFIPEFGKIVAMMQFNMYHHYTVDEHLIRSVAVLSEIEKGQAVDTHPLVNQLMPAIEDRDVLYVAVLLHDVAKGRQEDHSIAGARVARKLCQRFRLTSKQTETVFWLIEQHLLMSMVAQTRDLHDRKTITDFADKVQSMERLKMLLILTVCDIRAVGPDVWNGWKGQLLRTLYYETELLLSGGFSETSRKERAKIARQALYDSLTDWGQKARRKYTALHYEPYLLSVDLDDQIRHTRFLRETDKQEKVLSTMVRTHSFHAITEITVLAPDHPRLLSIITGACAAAGANIADAQIFTTSDGRALDTILINREFPIDEDETRRANNIGKMIEEVLAGQKRIPEIIATRTKSRKKSKTFNIPPSVTISNGLSNKFTVIEVECLDRTGLLADMTAVLADLSLDITSARITTFGEKVIDTFYVTDLFGQKVMTDNRQASIASRLKAVMAEQEDELRDRMPPGIIAHPDVAALPAARTAKA; encoded by the coding sequence ATGGCCATCAAGGACCTGGATTTTACCGCAATATTGGACGTTGCGGCTCTCAAGCATGAGTGTGACGCTATCTTTCAGGGAGAAGGGAAGCGCGTTTCCGATGTCCGCGCAGACCTTTTGCCGATCTTCAAGAGGGCAAGCGGGCAAGGACGCGACAAGGCCCGCGAGCTGTTGAATACCGAAGGCGGTGGCATCGATTGCGCCCGTCGCATTTCCTGGCTTCAGGATCGCCTCATCGAAGTTCTCTATGATTTGGCCTGCCAGCATGTCTATCCGGCTGACGCGCCCCAGGTGGCGATCACGGCTGTGGGCGGATACGGGCGTGGCACTCTGGCGCCGGGCTCCGATATCGATCTCCTGTTCCTGCTGCCGCCCAAACACACGGCGGATATGAACAAGGCCATCGAATTCATTCTCTACATTCTGTGGGATGTCGGCTTCAAGGTTGGCCACGCGACCCGCACAGTGGACGAGTGCATTCGTCTGTCCAAGGCCGATATGACCATCCGTACCGCCATTCTTGAAATGCGGGCCATCTGCGGAAAACAGACGCTGGCCGATGAACTCGAGCGTCGGTTCGAAACCGAGGTCGTCACCAATAGCGGCCCGGAATTCATTGCCGCAAAGCTGGCGGAGCGCGATCAGCGCCATCGCAAGGCAGGCGACACGCGCTATCTAGTGGAGCCCAATGTCAAGGAAGGCAAGGGCGGTCTGCGCGACCTCCATACGCTGTTCTGGATTGCCAAATATTACTACCACGTGCGTGATACCGCAGAACTGGTGAAGCTGGGCGTGCTCTCCAAACGCGAGCTGAAGCTGTTCGAAAAGGCGGATGATTTCCTCTGGACCGTGCGTTGCCAGATGCATTTCATCACCGGCAAGGCAGAGGAACGCCTGTCATTCGACATCCAGCGTGAAATTGCGGGATCACTGAATTACCAGCCGCGTCCCGGCCTGTCGGCTGTCGAGCGCTTCATGAAGCACTACTTCCTGGTCGCCAAGGATGTCGGCGATCTCACGCGCATTCTCTGCGCCGCCTTGGAAGACAAGCAGGCGAAAGATGTACCCGGCCTGTCGGGCGTGTTCAGCCGCTTTGCCCATCGTTTGCGCAAAATACCGGGGTCTGACGAATTCGTGGAAGATCGTGGCCGCATCGCGCTTGCCAATGCCGATGTTTTTCGCCGTGACCCCGTCAGCCTTATCCGGCTGTTTCATGTGGCCGATATCAACAATCTGGAACTGCACCCGGATGCGTTGCGGGTGGTGACCCGCTCGCTGGCGCTGATCAACCACGAACTGCGCGACAATGAGGAAGCCAACCGGCTGTTCCTGGCAATCCTCACCTCGCGACGGGACCCTGCACTGACGCTGCGCCGCATGAACGAAGCCGGTGTGCTGGGCAAGTTCATCCCGGAATTCGGCAAGATCGTCGCGATGATGCAGTTCAATATGTATCATCACTACACGGTCGATGAGCATCTGATCCGTTCCGTTGCCGTGCTGTCCGAAATCGAGAAAGGACAGGCGGTCGATACCCATCCGCTGGTCAACCAGTTGATGCCTGCTATCGAAGACCGCGACGTCCTCTATGTCGCGGTGCTGCTGCACGATGTCGCCAAAGGCAGGCAAGAGGATCACTCCATTGCCGGTGCCCGGGTGGCGCGCAAACTCTGCCAGCGCTTCCGCCTGACCAGCAAACAGACGGAAACCGTCTTCTGGTTGATCGAGCAGCATCTCTTGATGTCGATGGTGGCGCAGACCCGCGACCTTCACGACCGCAAGACGATCACCGACTTTGCCGACAAGGTGCAGTCCATGGAGCGGCTGAAAATGCTGCTGATCCTCACCGTCTGCGACATCAGGGCCGTGGGGCCGGATGTTTGGAACGGCTGGAAAGGCCAGTTGCTACGCACGCTCTACTACGAGACCGAGCTTCTTCTCTCCGGCGGTTTCTCGGAAACGTCCCGCAAGGAACGCGCCAAGATCGCCCGTCAGGCACTTTACGATTCCCTGACGGATTGGGGTCAGAAGGCACGCCGCAAATACACGGCGCTGCATTACGAGCCCTATCTCTTGTCGGTCGATCTGGACGATCAGATTCGCCATACGCGGTTTTTGAGAGAAACGGACAAACAGGAAAAAGTCCTGTCCACCATGGTCCGAACGCACTCCTTCCACGCCATTACCGAAATTACGGTGCTGGCGCCTGACCACCCGCGTCTGCTGTCGATCATTACAGGTGCTTGTGCCGCTGCCGGTGCCAATATTGCCGACGCGCAAATCTTCACGACGTCGGACGGGCGGGCGCTGGACACCATTCTCATCAACAGAGAATTTCCGATCGACGAGGATGAGACGCGGCGTGCCAACAATATCGGCAAGATGATCGAGGAGGTTCTGGCGGGCCAGAAGCGTATTCCAGAAATCATCGCGACCCGCACCAAGAGCCGCAAGAAAAGCAAGACATTCAACATTCCGCCATCCGTCACCATCTCGAATGGTCTGTCCAACAAGTTCACGGTCATTGAGGTCGAATGCCTCGATCGTACCGGCCTTCTGGCAGATATGACGGCTGTGCTGGCCGATCTTTCGCTGGATATCACATCGGCGCGCATCACCACCTTCGGCGAGAAGGTGATCGATACGTTCTACGTGACCGATCTCTTCGGTCAAAAGGTCATGACAGACAATCGCCAGGCGAGCATTGCCTCACGCCTGAAGGCCGTCATGGCCGAGCAGGAAGACGAATTGCGCGACCGCATGCCGCCCGGCATCATCGCACACCCCGATGTCGCAGCCTTGCCTGCCGCACGTACCGCGAAGGCTTGA
- the murJ gene encoding murein biosynthesis integral membrane protein MurJ gives MGLIAKFATVGAATLGSRLFGFVREMLMAAAVGTGPVADAFNAAFRFPNTFRRLFAEGAFNSAFVPLFAKEIEANGMEGAKRFSEEVFGVLFTVLMALTIIMELSMPFIVKTVIAPGFVEDPTKFDNTVRLATIMFPYLACMSLAAMMGGMLNSLHRYFAAAIAPVFLNIILIGVLGMAWWKSFDPLQVGYALSWGVMAAGFVQLAIVWIAVRNAGIKIGFRRPRMTGNVKRLLVLALPAAITGGITQINLLINTNIASGGEGVISSLAYADRIYQLPLGVVGIAVATVLLPELARALRGGQQVEAANLQNRSVEFVMFLTLPAAAALLVMAEPIVRFLYERGNFSPSATVTVAEILGIYGLGLPAFVLIKAFIPGFFAREDTRTPMIFAAISVVVNVSMALTLFPSYGGPGIATAEITAGWVNAALLFGMLLWRGHWKLDIPLLTRIPRLLVAAGVMAVAIHYALAHLSFELSAASSIAVRAGTLVGLVFAAMVLYFGLAFLSGGASLAMVKRGLKRRQMKKETQTEPTEIP, from the coding sequence ATGGGTTTGATCGCCAAATTCGCAACGGTCGGCGCCGCGACGCTGGGCAGCCGCCTCTTCGGTTTCGTCCGTGAAATGCTGATGGCCGCCGCAGTCGGTACCGGGCCGGTGGCGGATGCGTTCAACGCAGCGTTTCGGTTCCCCAACACCTTCCGTCGCCTGTTTGCCGAGGGTGCCTTCAACTCCGCCTTCGTGCCGCTGTTTGCCAAGGAAATCGAAGCCAACGGCATGGAGGGCGCAAAGCGCTTTTCGGAAGAAGTCTTCGGCGTTCTCTTCACGGTGCTGATGGCGCTGACGATCATCATGGAACTGTCGATGCCCTTCATCGTGAAAACGGTGATTGCGCCGGGCTTCGTTGAAGATCCAACCAAATTCGACAATACCGTGCGTCTCGCAACCATCATGTTCCCCTATCTCGCCTGCATGTCGCTGGCGGCGATGATGGGCGGCATGCTGAACTCGCTTCATCGCTATTTTGCAGCGGCCATCGCACCTGTTTTTCTCAACATCATTCTTATCGGCGTGCTGGGTATGGCCTGGTGGAAGAGTTTCGATCCGCTTCAGGTCGGCTATGCTCTCTCCTGGGGCGTGATGGCCGCCGGTTTCGTGCAACTGGCCATCGTTTGGATTGCCGTGCGCAACGCCGGTATCAAGATAGGCTTTCGCCGCCCGCGCATGACCGGCAACGTCAAGCGCTTGTTGGTGCTGGCCCTGCCTGCTGCGATCACAGGCGGCATCACCCAGATCAACCTGTTGATCAACACCAATATTGCATCCGGCGGTGAGGGCGTTATCTCCTCCCTGGCCTATGCGGACCGTATCTACCAGTTGCCGCTTGGTGTGGTCGGTATTGCCGTTGCAACGGTGCTGTTGCCGGAACTCGCCCGCGCGCTACGGGGTGGGCAGCAGGTCGAAGCTGCCAACCTGCAAAACCGCTCCGTCGAATTCGTGATGTTCCTGACCCTTCCGGCCGCTGCCGCTCTGCTGGTCATGGCCGAACCTATCGTCCGTTTTCTGTACGAGCGCGGCAACTTCTCGCCATCTGCAACCGTGACAGTCGCTGAAATTCTCGGAATCTATGGCCTCGGGCTTCCAGCCTTCGTGCTGATCAAAGCCTTCATCCCAGGCTTCTTCGCCCGTGAAGATACCCGCACGCCGATGATCTTTGCAGCGATTTCGGTCGTCGTGAATGTGTCCATGGCGCTCACCCTGTTTCCATCCTATGGCGGACCGGGCATTGCGACGGCGGAGATCACCGCCGGTTGGGTCAATGCCGCTCTTCTCTTTGGCATGCTGTTGTGGCGCGGACACTGGAAACTCGATATTCCGCTCCTGACCCGCATTCCCCGGCTGCTGGTTGCTGCCGGTGTGATGGCGGTCGCCATTCACTATGCGCTCGCCCATCTGTCCTTCGAATTGTCAGCCGCATCCTCTATCGCGGTGCGAGCAGGCACCCTCGTCGGCCTCGTCTTTGCGGCAATGGTGCTGTATTTCGGTCTTGCCTTCCTGTCCGGTGGCGCAAGCCTTGCCATGGTCAAACGCGGGTTGAAGCGGCGTCAGATGAAGAAGGAAACTCAAACCGAGCCCACCGAAATCCCTTGA